A window from Deltaproteobacteria bacterium encodes these proteins:
- a CDS encoding TIGR00725 family protein, translating into MSVAGGGTCSARTARLAEAVGRELAAAGAILVCGGLGGVMEAAARGAARRGGMVVGLLPTYRHADGNAHLTVRLPTGLGHARNMLVAAAGDAVIALPGLHGTLAEVALARVLERPVVVLGAWGDLPGVVRARTPGAAVRQALRLARRATGRRATPHRRRWRPA; encoded by the coding sequence ATCAGCGTCGCCGGCGGCGGCACGTGCAGCGCGCGGACGGCGCGGCTCGCGGAGGCCGTCGGCAGGGAGCTCGCCGCCGCGGGCGCCATCCTCGTCTGCGGCGGGCTGGGCGGCGTGATGGAGGCCGCGGCACGGGGCGCCGCCCGGCGGGGCGGCATGGTGGTGGGCCTCCTCCCGACCTATCGCCACGCCGACGGCAACGCGCACCTCACCGTGCGGCTGCCGACCGGCCTCGGTCACGCACGCAACATGCTGGTGGCGGCCGCGGGCGACGCGGTGATCGCGCTGCCCGGTCTCCACGGGACGCTCGCCGAGGTGGCGCTGGCGCGCGTGCTCGAGCGTCCGGTCGTCGTGCTCGGCGCGTGGGGCGACCTGCCCGGCGTCGTCCGGGCGCGGACGCCAGGCGCGGCGGTGCGGCAGGCGCTGCGGCTCGCGCGGCGCGCGACGGGACGTCGAGCGACGCCGCACCGGCGTCGGTGGCGCCCGGCG